One stretch of Schlesneria sp. DSM 10557 DNA includes these proteins:
- the folE gene encoding GTP cyclohydrolase I FolE, with translation MPLAAKTPFAADLPRIERAIREILAAVGEDPNRDGLLETPARVARMYAELFMGLHLEPGRHLKKVFAEQYDELVLVRDISFNSMCEHHLLPFIGVAHVGYLPRGKVVGLSKLARVVEEVSHRPQVQERMTHQIADLLQEELDPKGVIVVLEAGHSCMTIRGIRKPGSVTITSAVRGLFKTNQSSRAEVMGFIQGSRQHLG, from the coding sequence CTGCCACTGGCGGCGAAAACTCCCTTCGCGGCAGACCTGCCGCGAATTGAACGCGCAATCCGGGAAATTCTGGCAGCGGTCGGGGAAGACCCCAACCGAGACGGTCTGCTGGAAACTCCCGCACGCGTCGCCCGTATGTATGCCGAATTGTTCATGGGCCTGCACCTCGAACCAGGCCGGCATCTCAAGAAAGTCTTCGCCGAACAGTATGACGAACTCGTCCTGGTTCGTGATATCTCGTTCAACAGCATGTGTGAACATCACCTGCTGCCGTTCATCGGCGTCGCGCATGTCGGTTACCTGCCGCGAGGAAAAGTCGTTGGGCTTTCCAAGCTGGCTCGCGTTGTCGAAGAGGTCTCTCATCGACCTCAAGTGCAGGAACGAATGACCCACCAGATCGCAGATCTTCTCCAGGAAGAACTGGATCCAAAGGGAGTCATCGTCGTGCTCGAAGCGGGCCATTCCTGCATGACCATCCGAGGCATCCGCAAGCCGGGCAGCGTGACCATCACCAGCGCCGTCCGCGGACTCTTCAAAACCAATCAGAGCAGCCGTGCTGAAGTCATGGGCTTCATCCAGGGCTCACGACAGCATCTCGGTTAA
- the speD gene encoding adenosylmethionine decarboxylase — protein sequence MEHLGRHVIIELWGCGEIINDAARVERSMRDAVQAANATLLNIFVHEFSPQGVTGVAVLAESHLSIHTWPEYGYVAADVFTCGSTTKPEAAAEVLRKAFKASTAEVRELERGVMPPSIKQNRSRQLANA from the coding sequence ATGGAGCACTTGGGCAGGCATGTCATTATTGAATTGTGGGGCTGTGGCGAAATCATCAATGACGCGGCGCGAGTCGAACGCTCAATGCGGGACGCTGTGCAAGCTGCAAACGCGACATTGTTGAATATTTTTGTGCACGAATTCAGTCCTCAAGGTGTCACCGGAGTGGCAGTGCTGGCTGAATCCCACCTTTCGATTCATACTTGGCCCGAATACGGATATGTGGCGGCCGACGTTTTTACCTGTGGTTCTACGACCAAACCGGAAGCGGCTGCGGAAGTGCTACGAAAAGCATTCAAAGCCTCAACCGCAGAAGTTCGGGAACTTGAGCGCGGCGTCATGCCCCCCTCGATCAAGCAAAATCGGTCACGTCAGTTGGCCAATGCCTGA
- a CDS encoding aldo/keto reductase, giving the protein MEYRTLGNTGLKLSALSFGASSLGAEFRPVEISEAMASVPAALDVGINFIDTSPFYGRGMSEVLLGPALKGIPRDRYILGTKLGRYDKAHFDFSARRVMESVDISLHRMGVDYLDICLCHDIEFVEMQQIIDETLPALLKIKQQGKVRFIGVSGYPMKIFKFILDQTNLDVVLSYNHYTLQNTMFGDLVPYLKSKHVGIMNAAPFSARLLTNDPLPAWHKATPEVRRIAKAAADHCASRGTDIAKLALQFSLANPDMTTCVTGSARPERIREWARWADEPIDLTLLAEVQAILKPIHNWFYIEGRPENNDPQPGAGHASHSCG; this is encoded by the coding sequence GTGGAATATCGCACGCTTGGAAACACCGGTCTCAAACTGTCAGCTCTCAGTTTCGGTGCGTCGTCGCTGGGAGCCGAGTTTCGCCCGGTCGAGATCAGCGAGGCGATGGCGTCTGTCCCTGCGGCGCTGGATGTTGGAATCAACTTTATCGATACGTCGCCGTTCTACGGGCGAGGAATGTCCGAGGTGTTGCTCGGTCCAGCCCTGAAAGGAATTCCGCGGGACCGATACATCCTCGGCACCAAACTGGGGCGGTACGACAAGGCTCATTTCGACTTTTCGGCTCGCCGCGTCATGGAAAGCGTGGACATCAGCCTGCACCGGATGGGTGTCGATTACCTGGATATCTGCCTGTGCCATGATATCGAATTCGTGGAGATGCAGCAGATTATTGACGAGACTCTTCCCGCGCTGCTCAAGATCAAGCAGCAAGGCAAAGTCCGGTTTATCGGGGTGTCGGGATATCCCATGAAGATCTTCAAATTCATCCTCGACCAGACCAATCTCGACGTCGTGCTCTCGTACAACCACTACACCTTGCAGAACACCATGTTTGGGGATCTGGTTCCGTATCTGAAATCGAAGCATGTGGGGATCATGAACGCGGCCCCGTTTTCGGCACGCCTGTTGACGAATGATCCGCTACCCGCCTGGCACAAGGCGACCCCGGAAGTTCGGCGAATCGCGAAAGCCGCAGCAGATCACTGCGCCAGTCGCGGAACCGACATCGCTAAACTGGCACTGCAATTCTCACTCGCTAATCCCGATATGACGACCTGCGTCACCGGCTCGGCACGTCCCGAGCGAATTCGGGAGTGGGCACGCTGGGCGGACGAACCGATCGATCTCACACTGCTCGCAGAAGTTCAGGCCATTCTCAAACCGATTCATAACTGGTTCTACATCGAAGGGCGGCCGGAAAATAACGACCCCCAGCCTGGCGCCGGGCATGCTTCGCATTCGTGTGGTTGA
- a CDS encoding MFS transporter has protein sequence MWSLNGAKRAIIVAGCLAAAYTQLTTSPATIAYIRSMGANEFHIGILGALPTLMLFMQFVAAVMVNHLRYRRHWWFWAALTHRLMLLPTAVGPWMFPGYSSEFWIWVLLLTTAINQTLLHFSSPLWLSWMGDYLPHEGLSSFWGSRQLWMQVTAAASLLAAAFFVLHSGLSLEVSYAVMTCVGTALGVIDLLLFRKVFEPPVKQVPSPRLWSVLAEPFRNCEFRRYIGFMCFWNFAAMAGAPFISLYLLAEIGMDLFHVLMLWTISWIGGAMLSRTMGRWADLHGSQPVLVMCVALKSSNMLALLLVPRSPNIAFWVLTPCFMLDAVLNAGILIANNGFMIKNSPTENRTMYIAATTAIAGMVGGITSILAGWMMQVLTGFHVEILGFSIENFQIMFLASIVLRWAAFYLTRYVSEPSARHTWDVVTEIANGIQEQFSRRLSETLPTAQTSIKPMVIAHPALATSALPERDVGTASLPHRRVPAPQRARSPRKRQSLPS, from the coding sequence GTGTGGTCTCTGAACGGTGCAAAGCGAGCGATCATTGTCGCTGGTTGCCTGGCCGCCGCATATACGCAACTGACAACCTCTCCGGCGACGATCGCATACATACGGTCGATGGGTGCGAATGAGTTCCACATCGGAATTCTCGGAGCACTGCCGACGCTGATGCTCTTCATGCAATTCGTCGCAGCCGTGATGGTTAATCACCTGCGATACCGTCGTCACTGGTGGTTCTGGGCGGCGCTCACCCACCGCCTGATGCTGCTGCCGACGGCAGTAGGACCGTGGATGTTTCCCGGGTATTCCAGCGAGTTCTGGATCTGGGTACTGCTGCTCACCACCGCCATCAACCAGACACTGCTCCACTTCAGTTCGCCGCTATGGCTGAGCTGGATGGGAGACTATCTGCCTCATGAAGGACTGAGCAGCTTCTGGGGAAGCCGTCAGTTGTGGATGCAGGTGACGGCTGCCGCCTCGCTGCTGGCCGCGGCGTTCTTCGTCCTGCACAGCGGTCTGTCACTTGAGGTCAGCTATGCCGTGATGACATGCGTCGGTACGGCCCTGGGTGTGATTGATCTGCTGCTGTTTCGGAAGGTTTTCGAACCTCCCGTGAAGCAGGTTCCCTCACCACGGCTCTGGTCGGTGCTGGCCGAACCATTCCGCAACTGCGAATTTCGCCGCTACATCGGCTTCATGTGCTTCTGGAACTTCGCCGCCATGGCGGGTGCCCCCTTCATCAGCCTTTACCTGCTGGCAGAAATCGGCATGGACCTGTTCCATGTGCTGATGCTCTGGACGATCTCGTGGATTGGGGGAGCAATGCTTTCCCGAACCATGGGGCGGTGGGCCGATCTGCACGGATCACAGCCGGTGCTCGTGATGTGTGTCGCCCTCAAATCGAGCAACATGCTGGCGTTACTCCTTGTTCCGCGATCTCCGAACATCGCCTTCTGGGTGCTGACGCCGTGCTTCATGCTCGACGCGGTGCTGAATGCGGGAATTCTGATCGCGAACAATGGATTCATGATCAAAAATTCGCCCACCGAAAACCGCACGATGTACATCGCGGCGACCACGGCGATTGCCGGAATGGTCGGCGGGATCACCTCGATCCTGGCAGGATGGATGATGCAGGTGCTCACGGGATTCCACGTGGAGATCCTGGGTTTCTCGATCGAAAATTTCCAGATCATGTTCCTGGCCAGCATCGTGCTCCGTTGGGCGGCTTTCTACCTGACACGCTACGTCTCTGAACCGAGTGCGCGCCATACGTGGGATGTCGTTACGGAAATCGCCAACGGAATCCAGGAACAGTTCTCCAGACGATTGTCCGAGACCCTGCCAACGGCCCAAACGTCGATCAAGCCAATGGTCATCGCGCATCCGGCACTCGCAACGTCCGCGTTGCCCGAACGGGATGTCGGGACGGCTTCGCTGCCGCACCGCCGGGTTCCCGCCCCTCAGCGAGCCCGCAGCCCGAGAAAACGGCAATCGCTCCCGTCTTAG
- a CDS encoding prolyl oligopeptidase family serine peptidase, with protein MKTWTLRLTWLSMILGAVRFAASEAVAQTDPRKPAAIEAQDVPVVPPEMLERLAQYQNVRGAAFRGWAPDGTGILINTRFGNSSQLHRVYTPGGRREQITFSEEPVTGRFLPQSASGSILLLKDRGGNENDQIYLFDRQQYTTALLTDGTSRNRLGAMDPNGNRFLFSSNRRNGRDGDLYLCDLGQPNGTKLLMQVENQTWHAHDWSPDGKQVLISRYVSINETYPAVLDIDSGARTDLPVPPDLASDEKAAFGTMAFSADGKSIFLTSDAGNEFRRLAKLDRSTHSYQWLTTDLEWDVNELAVNRVTSELALTVNEDGATRLFLLAQGNLTRRELQVPLGVISGVDFSADGKRIGFTLARPDAPPDAYSILLETGELTRWTFSEVGGLDPESFVTPTRIRYRTFDGRMIPAYYFQPRLKPEQTRTGQGGTEPRFPVYISIHGGPEAQYQPFFSPNIQYYLNELGIAVICPNVRGSSGYGKTYLKLDNAEKREDSVKDIGALLDWIEQQPELDASRIAVAGGSYGGYMTLASLTHFGDRIKAGIDVVGIANFVTFLEKTAGYRVDLRRAEYGDERLPEMKAFFERISPLNHADKIRSALLVVHGRNDPRVPFYEAEQIASKVRANDRTVWTVYADNEGHGFAKKDNADYVRAVEALFLKANLIP; from the coding sequence ATGAAGACCTGGACACTCCGCTTAACCTGGCTCTCGATGATTCTTGGCGCGGTCCGTTTCGCGGCCAGCGAAGCAGTGGCCCAGACCGATCCGCGGAAACCCGCCGCGATCGAAGCGCAGGATGTCCCCGTTGTCCCCCCGGAAATGCTTGAGCGACTGGCGCAATACCAGAACGTTCGCGGAGCGGCATTTCGAGGCTGGGCCCCAGACGGAACGGGAATTCTGATTAACACCCGTTTTGGTAACTCGTCTCAACTGCACCGGGTCTATACTCCCGGAGGTCGGCGGGAGCAGATCACGTTCTCGGAGGAACCTGTTACCGGACGATTCCTGCCACAGTCCGCCAGCGGTTCAATCCTGCTGCTGAAGGATCGGGGTGGCAATGAAAATGATCAGATCTATCTGTTCGATCGCCAACAGTACACGACCGCTCTGCTGACGGACGGAACCAGTCGAAACAGGCTGGGTGCCATGGATCCGAACGGAAATCGATTTCTCTTTTCGAGTAATCGCCGGAACGGGCGCGATGGCGATCTGTACCTGTGTGACCTGGGGCAGCCGAACGGGACAAAGCTGCTGATGCAAGTCGAGAATCAGACCTGGCACGCACACGACTGGTCACCCGATGGAAAGCAGGTCCTGATTTCGCGGTATGTCTCGATTAATGAGACCTATCCCGCCGTGCTGGATATTGACTCCGGAGCCCGTACGGATCTTCCAGTGCCACCCGATCTCGCATCGGACGAAAAAGCCGCTTTCGGGACGATGGCATTCTCGGCTGACGGCAAATCGATCTTCCTCACCAGTGATGCCGGAAACGAGTTCCGGCGTCTGGCCAAATTGGATCGATCCACCCATTCCTACCAGTGGTTAACCACGGACCTGGAATGGGACGTGAACGAATTGGCGGTCAACCGGGTCACGAGCGAGCTGGCCTTGACCGTCAATGAAGATGGCGCCACGCGACTTTTTCTGCTGGCTCAAGGCAATTTGACCCGACGTGAACTTCAGGTCCCGCTCGGTGTGATTTCCGGAGTCGACTTTTCCGCCGACGGCAAGCGCATCGGCTTTACACTCGCACGCCCCGATGCCCCTCCTGATGCTTATTCCATTTTGCTGGAAACGGGCGAACTCACCCGGTGGACCTTCAGCGAAGTCGGTGGTCTGGACCCCGAATCCTTCGTCACCCCGACTCGCATTCGATACCGTACGTTCGACGGACGGATGATCCCCGCGTATTACTTCCAGCCGCGCCTCAAGCCGGAACAGACCAGGACCGGACAGGGAGGGACCGAGCCCCGCTTCCCCGTTTACATCAGCATTCATGGTGGTCCGGAAGCGCAGTATCAGCCGTTCTTCTCACCCAACATCCAGTACTACCTCAACGAACTGGGAATCGCTGTCATCTGCCCGAATGTGCGAGGTTCCAGCGGATATGGGAAGACGTATCTTAAGCTGGATAACGCCGAGAAACGCGAAGATAGCGTGAAAGACATCGGAGCACTGCTTGACTGGATCGAACAGCAGCCGGAACTCGATGCATCGAGGATCGCCGTGGCCGGGGGTTCCTACGGGGGCTACATGACACTGGCGTCGCTGACGCATTTCGGAGATCGCATCAAAGCGGGAATCGACGTCGTCGGGATCGCCAACTTTGTCACCTTCCTGGAGAAAACGGCTGGTTACCGGGTGGACTTGCGGCGTGCTGAATACGGGGATGAACGCCTGCCCGAGATGAAAGCGTTTTTCGAACGGATCAGCCCGCTGAACCATGCAGACAAGATTCGCTCCGCCCTGCTTGTCGTCCACGGACGAAACGATCCTCGCGTCCCATTTTACGAAGCTGAACAGATTGCAAGCAAAGTTCGCGCGAATGACCGTACCGTCTGGACCGTTTATGCCGATAACGAAGGACATGGATTTGCGAAGAAGGACAATGCTGACTACGTGAGGGCCGTCGAAGCTCTTTTCCTGAAGGCGAACCTGATCCCCTGA
- a CDS encoding EVE domain-containing protein: MKKDKAAESPRRYWLFKSEPSAFGIEHLAKSPRKTAPWDGVRNYQARNFLRDDVQLGDQVLFYHSREEPLGVFGTMQIVRTSYPDFTAFDPQSKYFDEKGNPENPRWFMVDVKLIQKFPQPVTRDMLAEDDTTSKMLVMKRGMRLSIQPVTREEWEAVHRLAGVSLPD; encoded by the coding sequence ATGAAGAAAGACAAAGCAGCCGAATCGCCGCGCCGGTACTGGTTATTCAAATCCGAGCCTTCCGCTTTCGGTATTGAACATCTGGCGAAATCGCCCCGGAAGACCGCCCCCTGGGATGGTGTCCGTAACTATCAGGCTCGCAACTTTCTGCGAGATGACGTTCAGCTTGGGGACCAGGTGCTGTTCTATCATAGCCGCGAGGAACCGCTCGGGGTGTTCGGCACTATGCAGATTGTCCGCACGAGTTACCCCGACTTCACCGCGTTCGATCCCCAAAGCAAGTACTTCGACGAAAAGGGAAATCCGGAGAACCCCCGCTGGTTCATGGTCGATGTCAAACTGATCCAGAAGTTCCCCCAACCTGTCACCCGGGACATGCTGGCCGAAGACGACACAACCAGCAAAATGCTCGTCATGAAGCGCGGGATGAGGCTGTCGATTCAACCCGTCACTCGTGAAGAATGGGAAGCCGTTCATCGACTGGCGGGCGTCTCACTACCTGACTGA
- a CDS encoding RbsD/FucU family protein yields the protein MLKHRLLHPEILEILARAGHHAKVLIADGNYPASTTLGPNARLVSLNLAPGIVTVSQVLETLLTAIPIDAINTMGIPADDPYALKGDPVVWADYRRILADSGSTLELEPIDKWAFYEAVASRDHVLTIQTADQHLWANVLLTLGCRTD from the coding sequence ATGCTTAAGCACCGACTCCTGCATCCAGAAATTCTGGAAATCCTGGCTCGCGCAGGCCATCACGCCAAGGTTTTGATCGCGGACGGAAACTATCCCGCGTCCACCACACTGGGTCCCAATGCCCGGCTGGTCAGTCTGAATCTGGCTCCGGGAATCGTGACAGTCTCGCAGGTTCTCGAGACCCTGCTGACCGCCATTCCCATCGATGCCATCAACACCATGGGAATTCCGGCTGATGATCCCTACGCCCTGAAAGGGGACCCCGTTGTCTGGGCCGACTATCGTCGCATTCTGGCCGACTCGGGATCGACGCTGGAGCTTGAACCGATCGACAAATGGGCCTTCTATGAAGCCGTCGCGTCCCGCGACCATGTCCTGACGATCCAGACCGCTGACCAGCATCTCTGGGCCAATGTATTACTGACACTAGGCTGTCGTACTGATTGA